A window of Selenomonadales bacterium contains these coding sequences:
- a CDS encoding 4Fe-4S binding protein, with translation MPQAAYQVRVGLTSCGVAAGAKAAYVALRADLGAVGIVPQGIGCIGMCYNEPLVEVITPQGERYVYGNVTAEDAKQIVREHVVKGVPIERLLVLRPGREDANSAFLQKQHHVLLKNFGIIDPEDIESYLQAEGYVALKKVLTTMSPTEVIAEIKVSGLRGRGGAGFPTHIKMTATRQAKGEKRYVVCNADEGDPGAFMDRSVLEGNPHALLEGMIIAAYAIGAEHGYIYVRAEYPMAVSRLKRAIEQAARKNILGANILGTGFNFKLEIFQGAGAFVCGEVSAMLRSIEGLRGWPKPLPRPSESGLWGMPTLANNVKTFAFIPEIINRGGEWFAGIGTKTSPGTAVFALAGQIKHTGLIEVPMGITLQEVIYDIGGGVAGGLAFKAVQIGGPSGGCLPKTRLDLKVDFDSLLGAGAMMGSGGMIVLDETSCMVDIAKYFVGFSVDESCGQCTPCREGTQQLLKILTDITNGKGSEEDLVLLEEMSKAISAGSICGLGRTAPNPVLSTLRYFRSEYEAHIKEEACPALHCKAFLAYYIDAEKCKACGMCLKECPEKAISGEKRVAHVIDQAKCTTCGLCFTVCPDKFKAVMRVTGQQKRELLKGAKR, from the coding sequence ATGCCTCAGGCGGCATATCAAGTAAGAGTAGGTTTGACTTCATGTGGTGTGGCTGCCGGAGCAAAGGCAGCCTACGTCGCTTTAAGAGCCGATTTGGGGGCAGTAGGGATTGTGCCGCAAGGAATCGGCTGTATCGGCATGTGCTATAACGAGCCCTTAGTAGAAGTAATCACTCCCCAAGGAGAAAGATATGTATATGGCAATGTGACTGCTGAAGATGCCAAGCAAATTGTTAGAGAACATGTTGTGAAAGGTGTGCCGATTGAGAGGCTTTTAGTGCTGCGGCCCGGCCGGGAAGACGCCAACAGTGCTTTTTTGCAGAAGCAGCACCACGTGCTGCTGAAAAATTTCGGGATAATTGACCCGGAAGATATCGAAAGCTATTTACAAGCTGAAGGCTATGTTGCATTAAAAAAAGTGCTGACTACAATGAGTCCGACAGAAGTTATCGCGGAGATTAAAGTATCGGGCTTGCGCGGACGAGGCGGAGCCGGTTTTCCTACCCATATTAAAATGACTGCTACCCGTCAGGCTAAAGGCGAAAAAAGGTACGTGGTCTGTAATGCTGACGAGGGAGACCCCGGCGCATTTATGGACCGCTCGGTGTTAGAGGGAAACCCCCACGCCCTGCTCGAAGGGATGATAATTGCAGCTTACGCCATTGGCGCAGAACACGGCTACATCTATGTGCGTGCCGAGTACCCAATGGCTGTTTCCCGCCTAAAAAGAGCGATTGAACAGGCTGCCCGAAAGAACATCCTCGGCGCAAATATTTTGGGCACAGGTTTCAACTTTAAGTTGGAGATTTTTCAGGGTGCGGGCGCATTTGTTTGCGGAGAAGTTTCTGCGATGCTCCGTTCGATTGAGGGTTTGCGTGGTTGGCCAAAGCCTTTACCTAGACCGAGTGAGAGCGGCTTATGGGGAATGCCCACATTAGCCAATAATGTGAAGACCTTTGCTTTTATCCCCGAAATTATTAACCGTGGCGGAGAGTGGTTTGCCGGCATCGGCACAAAGACCAGTCCGGGCACCGCCGTATTCGCTTTGGCCGGGCAAATCAAGCATACCGGTTTAATTGAGGTCCCCATGGGGATAACGCTGCAGGAAGTTATTTACGACATTGGAGGCGGAGTTGCGGGGGGCTTGGCCTTTAAGGCCGTACAAATAGGTGGCCCTTCGGGAGGCTGCCTGCCAAAGACGCGGCTTGACTTGAAGGTGGACTTTGACTCTTTGCTTGGTGCCGGCGCGATGATGGGCTCGGGTGGCATGATTGTATTGGACGAGACCTCCTGCATGGTAGATATAGCCAAGTATTTCGTGGGGTTTTCTGTGGATGAATCTTGCGGCCAATGTACTCCTTGCCGTGAAGGCACGCAACAATTGCTCAAGATATTAACAGATATAACCAACGGAAAGGGCTCGGAGGAAGATCTTGTCTTGCTTGAGGAAATGAGCAAGGCGATTAGTGCCGGCTCCATTTGCGGCCTTGGGCGAACTGCCCCCAACCCGGTATTAAGCACCCTGCGCTATTTCCGTTCGGAATACGAGGCTCATATTAAGGAGGAAGCATGTCCGGCCCTGCATTGCAAAGCATTCCTGGCCTACTATATCGATGCCGAAAAATGCAAAGCGTGTGGCATGTGTTTGAAGGAATGCCCGGAAAAGGCGATCAGCGGAGAGAAAAGGGTAGCGCATGTGATTGATCAAGCTAAATGCACTACTTGTGGCCTATGTTTTACCGTTTGCCCAGATAAGTTTAAGGCAGTAATGCGTGTCACCGGGCAGCAAAAACGGGAGTTGCTAAAGGGGGCTAAGCGATAA
- a CDS encoding (2Fe-2S)-binding protein yields MVTLFIDKGKVTVPTGTTVLEAAQAAGSYIPTLCYHPDLSTFGGCRVCMVDVNGKFVEACRTPVEEGAVVVTDSPALMDLRRSLVEMVLINHNPDCQTCVRNNNCVLQEVTAYAGITKERMARLRRDTSKIPTDTTNPFFDFDYTRCVLCGICVRTCREINGSAAIDFANRSNATRISPLGGWPATESICESCGECMERCPTGALARKNNQVPAREVKTICPYCGTGCGVYLGVRGNKIVSTRGDRENPVNKGQLCIKGRFGYDFVGHPDRLKTPLIKKDGKFVEASWDEALTLIVDKIKEAQGRYGPEALGGLSSTRIANEDNYLFQKLLRSLGTNSVDCSARL; encoded by the coding sequence ATGGTCACGCTCTTTATTGATAAGGGAAAGGTCACGGTGCCGACGGGAACGACTGTGCTGGAAGCTGCTCAGGCTGCGGGCAGCTACATCCCTACCCTGTGTTATCACCCTGACCTTTCTACTTTTGGTGGCTGCCGTGTCTGCATGGTGGACGTAAATGGCAAATTTGTGGAGGCCTGTCGCACTCCTGTTGAAGAAGGGGCGGTCGTAGTCACAGATTCGCCGGCGCTGATGGATTTACGCCGCTCGCTGGTGGAGATGGTTTTAATCAACCATAATCCGGACTGTCAGACCTGTGTGCGCAATAATAATTGCGTTTTGCAGGAGGTTACAGCGTACGCCGGCATTACCAAGGAGCGGATGGCCAGGCTACGTCGTGACACCAGTAAAATTCCGACGGACACCACTAATCCGTTCTTTGATTTTGACTATACGCGCTGCGTGCTTTGCGGGATATGCGTCCGCACCTGTCGCGAAATTAATGGCTCAGCAGCGATCGATTTTGCCAACAGAAGTAATGCCACCAGGATTAGCCCGCTTGGCGGCTGGCCTGCCACGGAATCGATTTGTGAGTCTTGTGGCGAGTGTATGGAGCGTTGCCCAACCGGCGCGCTGGCCCGCAAGAATAACCAGGTTCCAGCGCGGGAAGTGAAAACCATTTGCCCCTATTGTGGTACCGGCTGCGGTGTCTACTTAGGTGTGAGGGGCAATAAAATCGTTTCGACCCGCGGTGACCGAGAGAATCCGGTAAATAAGGGTCAGCTTTGCATCAAAGGACGCTTTGGCTACGATTTTGTCGGCCACCCGGACCGTCTTAAAACGCCGCTGATCAAAAAAGACGGGAAGTTTGTGGAGGCCTCTTGGGATGAGGCCCTAACGCTGATAGTCGATAAAATTAAAGAGGCGCAAGGGAGGTACGGACCGGAAGCACTTGGCGGTCTAAGCTCCACGCGCATTGCTAACGAAGATAATTACCTCTTTCAAAAGCTACTGCGCTCATTAGGTACAAACAGCGTTGACTGTAGTGCCCGTCTCTGA
- a CDS encoding NAD(P)H-dependent oxidoreductase subunit E: MGKLDLGAIFSRYEGTRSDLIPILQDTQSLLGYLPVESLNEISNFLSVPVNEIYGVATFYSQFHFTRQGKNQVKVCYGTACHVKGAPRLIESFEQQLGIKCGTTSENYEHSLDKLACFGCCSLAPVAMVNEEIFAQLTPDKVSLLVDIKIRGGEGKSGLRGASR, translated from the coding sequence ATGGGTAAGCTTGATCTCGGCGCTATTTTTTCGCGCTATGAGGGAACGAGGAGCGATTTGATTCCCATACTTCAAGACACGCAAAGCCTACTGGGCTACTTGCCAGTGGAAAGCCTAAATGAGATCTCAAATTTTCTTTCTGTCCCGGTTAATGAGATTTATGGGGTGGCCACTTTTTACAGCCAGTTCCACTTTACCCGGCAGGGAAAAAATCAAGTTAAAGTATGCTACGGCACTGCTTGTCATGTAAAGGGGGCTCCCCGTTTGATAGAATCCTTTGAGCAGCAGCTTGGCATCAAATGCGGCACGACTAGCGAGAACTATGAGCACAGCCTAGACAAGTTGGCGTGTTTTGGCTGTTGTAGCCTGGCCCCGGTCGCGATGGTAAATGAAGAGATTTTTGCGCAACTTACGCCTGATAAAGTAAGCCTCCTTGTTGACATAAAAATCAGGGGAGGCGAAGGAAAGTCTGGATTGAGGGGAGCGTCACGCTGA